CGGGCGTGGGCGGACCTGCGCGCCCGACTGACCGCATGGCTCACCGACGAGGCGCACCGAGGCCGTGTCGAGCCACACCTCCTGCCACGATCGGAGGTGACGCTGCACCTACCGGTCGAGGTCGCCGACTACGTCGACTTCTACAGCTCGCAGCACCACGCCGAGAACCTCGGGCGGATGTTCCGGCCGGACTCGGCACCGCTGACGCCGAACTGGAAGCACCTGCCCATCGGCTACCACGGACGTGCGGGCACCGTGCAGGTGTCGGGGACGCCCGTGGTGCGGCCGAACGGCCAGCGCAAAACCCCCGCCGAGGACGCCCCCACGTTCGGCCCCTCCCAGCGCCTCGACATCGAGGCCGAGGTCGGCTTCGTCGTCGGCGTGGGGTCGGAGCTGGGTACGCCGGTGCCGCTGGGCGGCTTCGCCGAGCACGTGTTCGGCGTCTGCCTGGTCAACGACTGGTCGGCACGGGACCTGCAGTCCTGGGAGTACGTGCCGCTGGGTCCCTTCCTCGGCAAGTCCTTCCTCACCTCGATCTCGCCCTGGGTCGTCCCGCTCGCCGCGCTGGAGGCCGCCCGCGTCCGACCTCCGGCGCGGGACGTGCCGCTGCTGCCCTACCTCGACGACACCGACGCCGAGCCGTGGGGTCTCGACGTCGCCATCGAGGTGCGGCTCAACGGAGAGCTCGTCTCCTGCCCGCCCTTCCGGCTCGTGTACTGGACCCCGGCACAGCAGCTCGCGCACACGACGGTCAACGGGGCGAGCCTGCGCACCGGCGACCTGTTCGCCTCCGGGACCGTCTCCGGCCCGGCGGCCGACCAGCGCGGCTCGTTCATCGAGCTGTCCTGGGGCGGCACGGAGCCCCTGACCCTCCCCGACGGGACGACCCGCACGTTCCTCGAGGACGGCGACGTCGTCACCCTCACCGCCAGCGCACCCGGCACCGCCGGCGGCCGCATCTCCCTCGGCGAGGTCACCGGCCGGGTCGAGCCGGCACCCGCGCCGTGAGCACCCCCGCACCACGTCCCGGGCTTCTTCTGGCCGACCACGCTCGCGGCCGACGTCGACGACGACAGACCGCTCGTCGCCGAGGAGCAGTTCGGCCCCGAGCTGCCCGTCGTCCGCTACGACGAGGTCGACCACGCCGTCGCCGTCCCCCAGGTCATCAACGGCTGACCGCCGTCCACCCACGCCGCTCGGTGGACCCGACCCCGGAGCGACCGACCGTAGGCTGCGACCCTCGGACCGAGGAGGCGACAGGGGATGGCGGCCGACGACGGCACGGGCGCGCCGCAGTCCCAGACGCTCGACCGCGGGCTGCGCATCCTCGAGCACCTGGCCACGGTCGCCGCCGCCCAGCCGGTCGCCGAGGTCGCCCAGTCCGTGGGCCTGCACCGCTCGATCGCCTACCGCCTGCTGCGCACCCTGGAGGACCACCAGCTCGTCGAGCGGGACCCCGCCGGGCACTACCGCCTCGGCCTGGGCATGGCCGCGCTGGCCCGCGGCGTGCGCACCGACCTGCAGACCGCGGCACTCCCCCAGCTCGACGCGCTCGCCGCCGACCTCGGGATGACCGCGTTCCTCGTCGTCCGGGCGGGCGACGAGGCCGTCACGGTCACCAGCATCGAACCGCAGACCTCGTCGGCTCACGTGGCCTACCGGCCCGGCATCCGTCACCCGGTGGGGCGGGGGGCACCGGGGTTGGCCCTGCTGATCCCCGAGCCCGCCCGCTCCGAGGACCGACGGGAGCTGACCGAGGCCCGATCGCTGGGGTGGGCCACCTCCCACGGTGAGGTCGTCCCCGGGTTCCGGTCGGTGGCTGCACCCGTTCTCGGTCCCGACGGCGGCGTCCGCGGCGCACTCGCCGTCGTGTTCGTCGACGACGCGGTCGACCCCACGGAGATCGGTCCAGCCGTGGTGGCAGCAGCCGCTCAGGTCGGTCTGCGGCTCCGCTGAGCCCTGGCTCGACGTCGGCGCGGCGACCGCGTCCGCACTCGCAGGAGCTCCGGCCGCACGGGTCTGCACCCGTCGACCCCGACCCGCCGCTCAGGGACCGAGCACCAGCCGCAGCGCCGCGTCCACTCGACGCATCTCCGTCGAGCTGAGGTGGCCGACGCTCGCGCCCAGACGTTGCGGATCGACCGCGGCGGTCCGCTCGGCGAGGACGCGAGTCACCTGCCGTCGATCTCCACCTCCGGCCGGAAGGTCGCCGCCCGGGCCGACGTCGACGTCGGGGCGACCAGGCAGGTGGACAACGGCAGCAGGTCCGACCGGACCACCACGGCGAACCGCCGGCCGGACTGCTCGTGGCCTCGGACGTCGCGAGGCGCGTGGGCGGCCCAATGGGCGCGTCGCGCACGGCCGCTGAGACAGGAGTGCCGTCCTGGGTCAGCACGGCCAGCGCGCGCAAGGCGTCCTCGTCGGGCCGGAAGGTGAGGGTGTCCGCCATGGAGCCATCGAGGCACGTTCGGTGAGACAGGTCGGTCCGCCCACGTTCCCCTGACCGGGACCCGCGACCTCCCACCGGGCTGGGGCCCGGACGGCCACCGGGAGAGGCCCCAGGACGCGTGCTGCATCGGGACCGGTGACGCGTCCGCTGCCGGCCGTCCTACGCCGTTCCGGACCTCGACCGGATGGCCGGGCACCTCGTCCCGGTCGGATCGGCCGGCTCCAGCCGGGCGGGGAACGCCTGCCGGTGAGCGCTGTTGCACGCTCTGCGGCGGTGTCGCGGACCTGGAGTCGGTTCACGCCCCGGCGACGCGTATCAAGCCGGGGACTGGCCACTCTTCTTGATCGGCGGACTGCACGGGGCCACGGGACGGGCAGGCTCCGATCCGCCCGTGATCGTGGGAGAACGTCCTTCTGGAGGCGCGGTGGTCATCGGCCCGCTGCCCGACGGACAGGGCGTCCCGGGTGAGCAGGTCGATCTGCATCGTCGATGCCGTGCAGGCGCAGTCCCGGACGCCGCGGCTGCGCTGCGGCACCGGGGGCTCTCCGGCCCGGGTGCAGCGGCAGCGCCGGAGCCGGCCGAGGGAACGCGGTCGCGGGAGACGAACGGCTGAGGGAGGACAGCATGACCGGGAAGCTGGACACCACCAAGGTGCACGACGTGATCGCGGCTCTGGACGAGGTGCGCCGGCAGTGGGTACACCGCGTGCGGATGCGCCTGGAGCTGCCGCAGGGCAACGCCGTGGTGCTGGCCGTGTTGCGGTCACGCGCGCACCGTCTGCTGAGCGCCTCCGCGATCGAACTGCGTTACCTCGGGCGGCGCAGTGGGCGGCAGTACGCGGTGCCGGTGCAGTACGCCCGCGCCGGTGGCCACCTCGTGGTCTGGCCTCAGCACTGGCAGCGCTCCACGTGGTGGCGCAACTTCCGCACACCACAGCCGGTGACCGTGCGCCTCACCGGTCGACTGCACGAGGGCACGGCGCGAGTGGTGGATCCTGACGATCCGCAGTGGCGATCAGCGCGGCAGACCTACGCCGCGCGCTGGCCGCGGATGGCGCGGCGCGTGACGGGACCCTTGGTCGTGATCAGCCTGCGACCGTGACCACGGTCGGCGGCCGACGCCCGGCGCGGCGAGGGTGCGGGCCGCCCGTAGGGCGCTGGAGGGTGCCCAGACCTCGGCCGACCCGGTCGGGGTCGAGGCGATCAGGCTCCGTGAGCCGCCTGCGCGAGCGTCTCGACGTCAGACCCTGCTGACCGACGCCCTACGCGACCAGCGCCACCGCCATGACCATCGGCAGCGAGACGACCGAGGCGATGGAGGTGACCATCGTCAGGGTCTTGAAGGTGCCCTGGGTCGACAGTCCCAGCAGCGACTTGAACATCCAGAAGAAGTTGCTGTTGACCTGGAGTGCGAACATCGCGCCCGAGGCGATGGCGAGACCGATGACGATCGGCGAGACGTTGATCGACCCGAGCACCGGGCCGATGATCCCGGCGGCTGTGATGGCCGCGACCGACACCGACCCGATCGCCAGGTGCAGCACCGCCGCGACGAGCCAGGCGAGCAGGATGCTGAGGATCACCGGCGCCCCTGCCTCGGCCGTGAAGAGGTCCGCCAGGATCGTGTCGAGCCCGGTCTCCCCGATGACGGCACCCAGGGACCCGCCGATGCCGGTGATGAGGAGGATCGCGCCGGTGGTGTGGAAGCCCTCGCTCATCGCCGCATCCGTGCCCTCCGAGCCCAGGGTGCGCCGGCAGAGCACGTAGGCACCGATCAGGCCGACGAAGAGTGCGAAGTTGGCGTCGCCGAGGAAGGCGATGAAGTCGTTGGAGAACTCCAGCAGCTCAGCGAAGGCACCGAACGCGATCATCACCAGAGGCACCAGGATGGGCAGGAGGCAGACGAGCAGCGGGGGCGTCGCGCTGTCGTCCTCGACCAGTTCGGTGGTCTCCTGCTCGACCATCGCCTCGTCGACGTGCTCGTCCCTGGCCAGGTTCCAGTAGCGGCCGCGCAGGAGCAACCGGAAGATCAACGTCGTCACGATCGCGGTCAACGGCCCCAGCACGAAGCCGTAGATCAGCCAGGTGCCGAGTGGGATCTCGAGCAGCCCCGCGATGGAGACCGCGGCCAGTCCCGGGATCACGAAGACGTAGCCGGCGAAGATCCCGGTCCCGAGCGCACCGGACATGTGCGGCAAGCCGGTCCGGCCGATGAACGGCGCGGTCGACCGCGCCACCGGGGAGGCCAGCACGACCTGCACGTCCACGTAGATCGAGGGGAAGATCGTCGACATCGCCGCCGTCATCGCATACGGGAGCCGGTCCGCGCCGACCCGGTCGACGAGCATCGTCACCATCTTCCGGAAGGCGCCGATCGCATGGAGCATCGCGCCGATGAGCACCCCGAAGCCGATGAGCAGGCCGACCTCGGCCATGATCTCGCCGAAGCCGGTGGCGATCGCCGTCAGCGTCGCCGTGAAACCGACACCGGTCGCGAGGCCCAGGTAGAGCGACCCGACGATCAGCGAGATCACCGGGTCGACCCTGACTCTGATGATGAGCAAGACGATGACGGCGATGGCTATCGCGGTGTGAAGCACGACCATGACCTGCTCCTCCCGGTGCGGGGAGTGGCGAGGTCACCGGCACCATCGCCACGTCGACCCCACACCTTGGCACTGATCGGGCGCCGTCGGCCGGGTGCACGTCGATGCGGTCGGCGGCCGGCGAGCCCGACGAGGAGCGCCACGACCACCGTCAGCAGGGCGAACTCCCCGACGAGGGCGACACGGGCGTGGCGGGAGTGTTGCCGAGCGGGAACTCGATGTGACCGTGAGCCCTCGCCTCCGACCGCGGCCGCCTCCCCGCCAGGCGCGCGGGGCTTCGGGACGGCGGCGGGCGCCGGCGGCGTGCTGGTGAGCCCGGTCGATCGTGGAGTCCACCGACACCACCCACCCGATCGGCCCGGATCCGTCGGCCAGCGCCTGCAGCCCGGTCGGAGTCGCCGCCCACCGGCCGGTCCCCCGGGCTCCGGTCCCTGGGTCGAGCTGAGCCTCCAGGCCCCGGTCGGCACCCGTGGCGTCGGCAACTGCGGCAGGATGCCCGGCATCGCCCGCTGTCGCAGTGGTGCGGCTCCACGGAGGAGGACGACGTGAGCGAGGACCTCAGCCGAGACGTCAGCGGGGACCTGGACCCGGCCGAGACCCGGGAGTGGATCGACGCGCTGGACTCGGTCCTGGCGTTCGAGGGCGCGGAGCGGGCGTTCCACCTGCTCGACCAGGTGGTCGCCGAGGCCCGCCGCAAGGGGGCGGCGGTGCCGTACAGCGCCACCACGCCGTACCTGAACACCATCCCGGTGGAGAAGGAGGACCGGCACCCGGGCGACCGGGCCATCGAGCACCGGATCCGCTCGTTCATCCGCTGGAACGCCATGGCCATCGTGCTCCGGGCCAACAAGGAGTCCTCCGAGCTCGGGGGCCACATCGCCAGCTTCCAGTCGGCGGCAACGCTCTACGACGTCGGGTTCCAGCACTTCTTCCACGCACCGACCGACACCCACGGCGGCGACCTGCTCTTCATCCAGGGTCACTCGGCGCCCGGCATCTACGCCCGCTCGTTCCTGGAGGAGCGGCTCAGCGAGGAGCAGCTGCTCGCGTTCCGTCAGGAGGTCGGCGGTGGCGGCCTGCCGTCCTACCCGCACCCGTGGCTCATGCCGGACTACTGGCAGCTGCCGACCGTGTCGATGGGCCTCGGCCCGATCATGGCGATCTACCAGGCGCGGTTCCTGAAGTACCTGCACTGCCGCGGGGTGGCCGACACCGCCGGGCGCAAGGTCTGGGCCTTCCTCGGCGACGGCGAGACCGACGAGCCGGAGTCGCTGGGCGCCATCGCGCTGGCTGCGCGGGAGAAGCTCGACAACCTCGTCTTCGTCGTCAACTGCAACCTGCAGCGGCTCGACGGGCCGGTGCGCGGCAACGGCAAGATCATCCAGGAGCTCGAGGGCATCTTCCGCGGCGCCGGGTGGAACGTCATCAAGACCATCTGGGGTAGCAGCTGGGATCCGCTGATCGCCCGCGACACCTCCGGCCTGCTGCTCAAGAGGATGGAGGAGGCCGTCGACGGGGAGTACCAGGACTTCAAGTCCAAGAACGGCGCCTACGTCCGCGAGCACTTCTTCGGCAAGTACCCCGAGCTGCTCGAGCTGGTCGCCGACATGAGCGACGACGAGATCTGGGCGCTGACCCGCGCCGGCCACGACCCCGGCAAGGTCTACGCCGCCTACAGCGCCGCGGTGAAGACCGTGGGCCGACCGACCGTGATCCTGGCCAAGACGGTCAAGGGGTACGGGATGGGCGAGGCGGGCGAGGGCCAGAACATCACCCACCAGCAGAAGAAGGTCGGGGGCGCGGCGCTGGCCCGGTTCCGCGACCGGTTCGACATCCCCGTCTCCGACGAGCAGCTCGACGAGGTGCCCTTCCTGCGACTCCCCGCGGACAGCGAGGAGCTGCGCTACCTGCGCGAGCGCCGGGCGGCGCTGGGCGGCTCCATGCCGGTGCGCCGCCGCCGCTCCACCGAGAGCCTGCAGGTCCCCAACCTCAACGCCTTCGGAGCGCAGCTGGTACCGACCGAGGGCCGGCAGATCTCCACCACCATGGCCTTCGTCCGCGTCCTCAACACGCTGCTGCGCGACAAGTCGATCGGCAGGCGGGTCGTCCCGATCGTCCCGGACGAGTCACGCACGTTCGGGATGGAGGGCATGTTCCGGCAGTACGGCATCTTCAGCCAGGTCGGCCAGCTCTACCGGCCCGAGGACGCCGACCAGCTCATGTACTACCGCGAGGCGCCGGACGGGCAGATGCTCCAGGAGGGCATCAACGAGGCCGGGGCGATGTCCTCGTGGATCGCCGCGGCGACGTCCTACAGCCTCAGCGACACCCCGATGATCCCCTTCTACATCTACTACTCGATGTTCGGCTTCCAGCGGGTCATGGACCTGGCGTGGGCGGCCGGGGACTCCCGGGCGCGCGGCTTCCTGCTCGGCGCCACCGCCGGGCGCACCACGCTCAACGGCGAGGGGTTGCAGCACGAGGACGGCCACAGCCACCTGCTGTCCTCGGCGATCCCCAACTGCGTCTCCTACGACCCGACCTTCCACTACGAGGTCGCGGTGATCGTCCAGGACGGTCTGCGCCGGATGTACGCCGAGCAGGAGGACGTCTTCTACTACGTCACCCTGATGAACGAGAACTACGAGCACCCCGGCATGCCGGAGGGCTCCAGGGAAGGGATCCTTCGCGGGCTGTACCTGCTGCGGGAGGGGCCGGCCGCGCCGTCCCGCCGCAAGGCCGCTCCGCCGCGGGTGCAGCTGCTCGGCAGCGGCACGATCCTGCGCGAGGTCCTGGCCGCCGCCGACCTGCTCGCCACCGACTTCGGGGTGGACGCCGACGTGTGGAGCGCGCCCAGCTTCACCGAGCTGCGGCGCGACGGCCTCGAGGCGGAGCGGTGGAACCTGCTGCACCCGACCGAGCAGCCGCGCCGCAGCTGGGTCGAGCGGTGCCTGGCCGACCGGCAGGGCCCGGTGGTGGCCGCCACCGACTACATGCGGACCTTCGCCGACCAGATCCGCCCCTTCGTGCCCGGCCGCTACCGGGTGCTGGGCACCGACGGCTACGGGCGCTCGGACTACCGCCGCAACCTGCGCCGGTTCTTCGAGGTCGACCGCTGTGCGGTGACCGTGGCGGCACTGGCCTCGCTCGCCGCCGAGGGTGCCGTCCCGGCCACGACGGTCGCCGACGCGATCCGTCGCTACGGCATCGACCCCGAGGCGCCGCCACCGTGGACGGTCTGACCGCATCCCCTCGTCCGGAAGGCATGACATGACCTCACCCGCCGAAGTGACGGTCCCCGACATCGGTGACTTCTCCGACATCCCGGTGATCGAGATCCACGTCTCGCCCGGTGACGCGGTCGCGGCCGAGGACCCGCTGATCACGCTGGAGTCCGACAAGGCGACGATGGACGTCCCGTCGCCGGCGGCCGGCACCGTCCGTGAGCTGCGCGTCTCACTCGGCGACCTGGTGAACGTCGGGACACCCATCCTGCTGCTCGACCAGGGAGACGGGGCGACCCCGCCCGAGCAGCTCGCCGCGGCGACCGTCGACCAGGTCGAGCCGCCGACCGAGGCGTCCACCAGCGCGGCCTCGACCGTCGAGGAGTCGGCGCGCCGCTCGGCCGAGGCCGCGGCCCCGCAGACCGCACCCGGCGGCGCCCCGGTGACGGCGACCGCGGCGCCGCCGGACTTCGCCGGCGTCCACGCCGGGCCCAGCGTCCGCCGGCTGGCCCGCGAACTCGCCGTGGACCTCACCGGGGTCGCCGGCTCCGGGCCGAAGGGCCGGGTCACCAAGGACGACCTGCTCCGGGAGGTCCGCGGCCCGGCGCCCAGCGCGCCGGCTCCCGCCGCGGCGGCCGGCGGCGGCATCCCGGAGATCCCGCCGCAGGACTTCTCCAGGTTCGGCCCCGTCGAGGTGCAGCCGCTCTCCCGCATCCAGCGGCTGTCCGGGCCGCACCTGCACCGCTCCTGGCTCAACGTCCCGCACGTCACGCACGACGACGACGGGGACATCACCGAGCTCGACGCCTACCGCAAGGAACTCGACACCGAGGCCCGGGCCGAGGGCTACCGGGTCACCCTGCTGTCGTTCCTGCTCAAGGCGTCGGTGTCCGCGCTGCGCGAGTTCCCGCGGTTCAACAGCAGCCTGACGCCGGAGAAGGACGCGCTGGTCTACAAGCGCTACTTCCACGTCGGGGTCGCCGTCGACACGCCCGACGGCCTGGTCGTCCCGGTTCTCCGCGACGTCGACCGCAAGGGCATCCGGGAGCTCAGCCGCGAGCTCGGTGACGTGTCCGCGCGGGCACGGGACGGCAAGCTGTCCGCCACCGACCTGCAGGGCGGCTGCTTCACCATCTCCAGCCTCGGCGGCATCGGCGGGACGTCGTTCACCCCGCTGGTCAACGCCCCCGAGGTGGCCATCCTGGGCGTCGTGCGGTCGAAGACCGCTCCGGTGTGGGACGGGGCCGCGTTCGTGCCGCGCCTGGTGCTGCCGCTGTCCCTCTCCTACGACCACCGCGTGATCGACGGCGCGCTCGCCGCGCGCTTCACCCGGTACCTGTGCCACGTGCTCGAGGACGTCCGCCGCCTCGTGCTCTGACCCCGTCCGACCCGACCCGCAGCACCTGGAGCCTCCCGTGGACATGTGCATCCCCGACATCGGCGACTTCGCGGACGTGCCCGTCATCGAGGTGCACGTGGCTCCTGGTGACGTGGTCGCCGCCGAGGACCCCGTCCTGACCCTCGAGTCGGACAAGGCGACGATGGACATCCCCGCGCCGGCCGCCGGGACCGTCGAGGAGGTGCTGGTCCAGGTCGGCAGCCGGGTGGCGACCGGCGACCTGGTGCTCCGCCTGGCCACGACCGGCGCCGGCGCCCCGTCCCCCACCCATCCGGTGACCCACGAGGACGCCGTCCCCGCCCCGGTGGACCGCCCCGGCTACGGCTCGGCCGCCGGCGTCTACGACCGGGTCGAGGTGACCGTGCCCGACCTCGGGGACTTCACCGACGTGCCGGTGACCGAGGTGCTCGTCGGACCGGGCGACCGGGTGGGTCCGCACGACCCCGTGGTGACCCTGGAGTCGGACAAGGCGGTGATGGAGATCCCCGCCTCGCAGCCCGGCACCGTCGAGGAGGTGGCGGTGCGGGTCGGCGATCGCGTCCGCGCCGGCAGCATCCTGCTGTTCCTCCGGACCGAGGACGCGGCCGCCGTGGCGCCGCCCCGATCCGGCGCCACGGCCGGGACGCCCGCCCCCGCGCCGGCGACCGCGTCCCGGCCCGGGGACGTCCGCGCCGACGTCCTGGTCCTGGGCGCCGGCCCCGGCGGGTACACCGCGGCGTTCCGCGCCGCGGACCTGGGCAAGGCGGTCGTCCTGGTCGACCGGTGGCCGGCGCTGGGCGGGGTGTGCCTGAACGTCGGCTGCATCCCGTCCAAGGCGCTGCTGCACG
This region of Geodermatophilus bullaregiensis genomic DNA includes:
- a CDS encoding type II toxin-antitoxin system PemK/MazF family toxin; this translates as MTRVLAERTAAVDPQRLGASVGHLSSTEMRRVDAALRLVLGP
- the fahA gene encoding fumarylacetoacetase, which translates into the protein MTWLDLPADSGFGPDNLPHGVFSDASGRRRTGIAIGDSVLDLAAATGEDVHATGTLNAFLARGPRAWADLRARLTAWLTDEAHRGRVEPHLLPRSEVTLHLPVEVADYVDFYSSQHHAENLGRMFRPDSAPLTPNWKHLPIGYHGRAGTVQVSGTPVVRPNGQRKTPAEDAPTFGPSQRLDIEAEVGFVVGVGSELGTPVPLGGFAEHVFGVCLVNDWSARDLQSWEYVPLGPFLGKSFLTSISPWVVPLAALEAARVRPPARDVPLLPYLDDTDAEPWGLDVAIEVRLNGELVSCPPFRLVYWTPAQQLAHTTVNGASLRTGDLFASGTVSGPAADQRGSFIELSWGGTEPLTLPDGTTRTFLEDGDVVTLTASAPGTAGGRISLGEVTGRVEPAPAP
- the aceF gene encoding dihydrolipoyllysine-residue acetyltransferase yields the protein MTSPAEVTVPDIGDFSDIPVIEIHVSPGDAVAAEDPLITLESDKATMDVPSPAAGTVRELRVSLGDLVNVGTPILLLDQGDGATPPEQLAAATVDQVEPPTEASTSAASTVEESARRSAEAAAPQTAPGGAPVTATAAPPDFAGVHAGPSVRRLARELAVDLTGVAGSGPKGRVTKDDLLREVRGPAPSAPAPAAAAGGGIPEIPPQDFSRFGPVEVQPLSRIQRLSGPHLHRSWLNVPHVTHDDDGDITELDAYRKELDTEARAEGYRVTLLSFLLKASVSALREFPRFNSSLTPEKDALVYKRYFHVGVAVDTPDGLVVPVLRDVDRKGIRELSRELGDVSARARDGKLSATDLQGGCFTISSLGGIGGTSFTPLVNAPEVAILGVVRSKTAPVWDGAAFVPRLVLPLSLSYDHRVIDGALAARFTRYLCHVLEDVRRLVL
- a CDS encoding GntP family permease, whose product is MVVLHTAIAIAVIVLLIIRVRVDPVISLIVGSLYLGLATGVGFTATLTAIATGFGEIMAEVGLLIGFGVLIGAMLHAIGAFRKMVTMLVDRVGADRLPYAMTAAMSTIFPSIYVDVQVVLASPVARSTAPFIGRTGLPHMSGALGTGIFAGYVFVIPGLAAVSIAGLLEIPLGTWLIYGFVLGPLTAIVTTLIFRLLLRGRYWNLARDEHVDEAMVEQETTELVEDDSATPPLLVCLLPILVPLVMIAFGAFAELLEFSNDFIAFLGDANFALFVGLIGAYVLCRRTLGSEGTDAAMSEGFHTTGAILLITGIGGSLGAVIGETGLDTILADLFTAEAGAPVILSILLAWLVAAVLHLAIGSVSVAAITAAGIIGPVLGSINVSPIVIGLAIASGAMFALQVNSNFFWMFKSLLGLSTQGTFKTLTMVTSIASVVSLPMVMAVALVA
- a CDS encoding nitroreductase/quinone reductase family protein, yielding MTGKLDTTKVHDVIAALDEVRRQWVHRVRMRLELPQGNAVVLAVLRSRAHRLLSASAIELRYLGRRSGRQYAVPVQYARAGGHLVVWPQHWQRSTWWRNFRTPQPVTVRLTGRLHEGTARVVDPDDPQWRSARQTYAARWPRMARRVTGPLVVISLRP
- the aceE gene encoding pyruvate dehydrogenase (acetyl-transferring), homodimeric type, which encodes MSEDLSRDVSGDLDPAETREWIDALDSVLAFEGAERAFHLLDQVVAEARRKGAAVPYSATTPYLNTIPVEKEDRHPGDRAIEHRIRSFIRWNAMAIVLRANKESSELGGHIASFQSAATLYDVGFQHFFHAPTDTHGGDLLFIQGHSAPGIYARSFLEERLSEEQLLAFRQEVGGGGLPSYPHPWLMPDYWQLPTVSMGLGPIMAIYQARFLKYLHCRGVADTAGRKVWAFLGDGETDEPESLGAIALAAREKLDNLVFVVNCNLQRLDGPVRGNGKIIQELEGIFRGAGWNVIKTIWGSSWDPLIARDTSGLLLKRMEEAVDGEYQDFKSKNGAYVREHFFGKYPELLELVADMSDDEIWALTRAGHDPGKVYAAYSAAVKTVGRPTVILAKTVKGYGMGEAGEGQNITHQQKKVGGAALARFRDRFDIPVSDEQLDEVPFLRLPADSEELRYLRERRAALGGSMPVRRRRSTESLQVPNLNAFGAQLVPTEGRQISTTMAFVRVLNTLLRDKSIGRRVVPIVPDESRTFGMEGMFRQYGIFSQVGQLYRPEDADQLMYYREAPDGQMLQEGINEAGAMSSWIAAATSYSLSDTPMIPFYIYYSMFGFQRVMDLAWAAGDSRARGFLLGATAGRTTLNGEGLQHEDGHSHLLSSAIPNCVSYDPTFHYEVAVIVQDGLRRMYAEQEDVFYYVTLMNENYEHPGMPEGSREGILRGLYLLREGPAAPSRRKAAPPRVQLLGSGTILREVLAAADLLATDFGVDADVWSAPSFTELRRDGLEAERWNLLHPTEQPRRSWVERCLADRQGPVVAATDYMRTFADQIRPFVPGRYRVLGTDGYGRSDYRRNLRRFFEVDRCAVTVAALASLAAEGAVPATTVADAIRRYGIDPEAPPPWTV
- a CDS encoding IclR family transcriptional regulator — translated: MAADDGTGAPQSQTLDRGLRILEHLATVAAAQPVAEVAQSVGLHRSIAYRLLRTLEDHQLVERDPAGHYRLGLGMAALARGVRTDLQTAALPQLDALAADLGMTAFLVVRAGDEAVTVTSIEPQTSSAHVAYRPGIRHPVGRGAPGLALLIPEPARSEDRRELTEARSLGWATSHGEVVPGFRSVAAPVLGPDGGVRGALAVVFVDDAVDPTEIGPAVVAAAAQVGLRLR